A single window of Leptospiraceae bacterium DNA harbors:
- a CDS encoding ankyrin repeat domain-containing protein, with protein MRKELIKKTPLQLFIVTTLILTLNCITTGIHKASKTGDLETAKRLIGEGASINDSDGWSFSPLHYAAENGHLNMAKLLIENGAFVNALDVREYTPLHLAAREGHSEMVYYLLTKGANKELKSSSTAYERTPLDLAVMGMHETTKQVLYDWIIFEEIPKGASSNGQSAPKGIYKDIVTLRNGDILENVKAVVTRNSVVVTNAKGKATEYKKADVKKISLRRM; from the coding sequence TTGAGAAAAGAACTTATAAAAAAAACTCCACTTCAACTATTTATTGTTACGACATTGATATTAACTTTAAATTGTATAACCACAGGAATTCATAAAGCCTCAAAAACTGGGGACTTAGAAACAGCAAAAAGATTAATCGGAGAAGGAGCCAGCATTAACGACTCGGATGGATGGAGTTTTTCACCGCTGCATTATGCTGCTGAGAATGGTCATTTGAATATGGCAAAACTTTTGATTGAAAATGGTGCCTTTGTAAATGCACTCGATGTTCGCGAATACACCCCATTACACTTAGCTGCCAGAGAAGGTCATTCAGAAATGGTTTATTATTTACTAACCAAGGGAGCCAATAAAGAATTAAAATCATCTAGCACAGCCTACGAAAGAACACCATTAGACTTAGCAGTTATGGGTATGCATGAAACAACCAAGCAAGTTTTATATGACTGGATAATTTTTGAAGAAATCCCCAAAGGAGCAAGCAGCAACGGTCAATCTGCTCCCAAAGGCATTTATAAAGATATCGTAACTTTGCGAAATGGAGATATTCTCGAAAATGTAAAAGCAGTGGTTACTCGTAATTCTGTGGTAGTGACAAATGCAAAAGGAAAAGCGACCGAGTATAAAAAAGCAGATGTAAAAAAGATCTCTTTAAGAAGAATGTAA
- a CDS encoding LruC domain-containing protein, whose product MIRKIFIPTLVLVSLFMIQCDNKKKNYIPIQTIANQSAPTTTSSTSVTQPTTATSTGTGTGSTTSTTTTSVSSTQAVIGADYGTENFSYQTTRPISIDATVVDGEDKPITGALVEIRDSGDKNSVYQQLSNTLGKVVGSITLNTTETKIYVYVTYNGVTTAATIVAIKQDNKVLIKITTIKIPIKTADLQVATSTSTSGTNSVSLIDTDGDGVLDQYDDYPNDATKATKLRFPSSGVNTIGFEGTFPSAGDADLNDLVTIYYIEEDQNAAGQIVEIRGSFQNMAHGAGNQYSLNLRLPSTVNVTYESEVRDGNSILQATAVATKSTSEATGISQYTPSATDLQDGLRILGNTLTTVGSTWYTKSTDTTYAAGYMAKIKVKFNTPVDRSVIGTAPYDTFVRVETKPIATTPGYPTEGPRSVTPTSSFQVYEIHLPGKYKYTTTATVDSVVRNAGEDIYIDKNGFPFAVLVPGLWKWPAESKDLRVAASSGYPRFATWVSSAGQTDMDWYNDASAATSANVYYSFVITNRGALDTPSSQLLAFIGGVSLAQYQGLLVLILVLISMILFYRRSHSPKQI is encoded by the coding sequence ATGATACGAAAAATATTTATACCTACCTTGGTTCTAGTTAGTCTATTTATGATTCAATGCGACAATAAGAAGAAAAACTATATACCAATACAAACTATAGCAAATCAATCTGCCCCGACTACCACATCGAGCACCAGTGTGACTCAGCCAACGACCGCGACTTCTACAGGGACTGGCACTGGCTCGACAACGAGCACAACGACCACATCTGTAAGTAGCACTCAGGCTGTAATCGGTGCTGACTATGGAACGGAAAATTTCAGTTACCAAACAACTCGACCTATTTCTATTGATGCTACTGTAGTAGATGGAGAAGATAAACCCATTACAGGTGCGTTAGTTGAAATTCGAGACAGTGGAGATAAAAATTCAGTTTATCAACAGCTTTCCAATACTCTCGGAAAAGTCGTTGGTTCCATTACTCTAAATACCACTGAGACAAAAATTTATGTATATGTGACATACAACGGAGTAACCACCGCGGCTACAATCGTTGCTATTAAGCAAGACAATAAAGTTCTAATCAAAATCACTACGATAAAGATTCCAATTAAAACAGCTGATCTTCAAGTAGCAACATCTACTTCTACATCAGGGACAAACTCTGTTAGCCTCATAGATACTGACGGGGATGGAGTATTGGATCAATATGATGATTATCCAAATGATGCAACCAAAGCTACAAAGCTAAGATTTCCATCAAGCGGGGTTAATACAATTGGTTTTGAAGGAACCTTCCCTAGTGCGGGTGATGCTGACTTAAACGATTTAGTCACTATTTATTACATTGAGGAAGATCAAAACGCAGCAGGACAGATTGTAGAAATTAGAGGATCTTTTCAGAACATGGCACACGGTGCGGGTAATCAGTATTCTCTGAATTTGAGATTGCCTTCTACTGTAAATGTTACTTATGAAAGTGAAGTTAGAGATGGAAACAGTATATTGCAAGCTACAGCAGTTGCAACAAAGAGCACTTCAGAGGCAACTGGTATTAGCCAGTATACTCCAAGCGCAACTGATTTACAAGATGGTCTTAGAATTTTAGGAAATACATTAACGACCGTTGGTTCCACTTGGTATACAAAGAGCACAGATACAACCTATGCAGCTGGATATATGGCAAAGATCAAAGTTAAATTCAATACGCCAGTTGATAGATCAGTCATTGGAACTGCTCCATATGATACTTTCGTTCGAGTGGAAACCAAACCGATTGCGACTACTCCCGGTTATCCAACTGAAGGTCCGAGATCAGTCACTCCAACAAGTAGCTTTCAAGTCTATGAAATCCATCTTCCTGGCAAATACAAATATACCACAACAGCAACAGTGGATAGTGTAGTAAGAAATGCCGGCGAGGATATTTACATTGACAAGAATGGATTCCCATTTGCTGTCTTAGTTCCCGGGTTATGGAAATGGCCTGCTGAGTCAAAAGATTTACGTGTAGCGGCTAGTTCTGGTTATCCTAGGTTTGCAACATGGGTAAGCAGTGCGGGACAAACAGACATGGATTGGTATAATGACGCATCGGCTGCAACAAGTGCGAATGTGTATTATTCTTTTGTAATTACCAATCGGGGAGCACTTGATACTCCTAGTAGTCAACTCTTAGCATTTATCGGAGGAGTTTCACTTGCGCAGTATCAGGGATTATTAGTATTGATTTTAGTTCTAATTTCCATGATTCTATTCTACAGGAGGAGTCATTCTCCGAAACAAATTTAG
- a CDS encoding DNA-3-methyladenine glycosylase I, protein MAMRQNKNRCDWTGNDDLMNEYHDKEWGVPVHDDKNHFEFLILDTFQAGLTWKTILYRREGFRKAFADFDVEKVARFTEKKLEKLMQDTGIIRNRLKIWGSVQNAKSFIQIQKEFGSFDKYIWQFTNNKTIQNKFKTMKEMPATSKESDAMSKDMKKRGFTFVGSTICYAYMQAAGMVNDHLTTCFRHKEVK, encoded by the coding sequence ATGGCTATGCGACAGAATAAGAACCGATGTGACTGGACTGGAAATGATGATTTAATGAATGAATATCATGATAAAGAATGGGGTGTGCCTGTTCATGATGATAAAAATCATTTCGAATTTTTGATCCTCGATACATTTCAGGCTGGATTAACCTGGAAAACAATTCTTTATCGACGAGAAGGATTCAGAAAAGCATTTGCTGATTTTGATGTCGAAAAGGTTGCACGATTCACCGAAAAGAAACTGGAAAAACTAATGCAGGATACAGGTATTATCCGCAATCGTCTTAAAATATGGGGAAGTGTTCAGAATGCAAAATCATTTATCCAAATCCAAAAAGAATTTGGCTCTTTTGATAAATACATCTGGCAATTCACCAATAACAAAACAATTCAGAATAAATTTAAAACCATGAAAGAAATGCCAGCCACTTCAAAAGAAAGTGACGCAATGAGTAAAGACATGAAGAAACGAGGTTTCACCTTCGTAGGGTCAACTATCTGTTATGCGTATATGCAAGCAGCCGGTATGGTAAACGATCATTTAACGACTTGCTTTCGCCACAAAGAAGTTAAATAA
- a CDS encoding amidophosphoribosyltransferase, which translates to MSEEIKHECGIALIKLKKPKEYYKNTFGTEFYGLQKMKVLLEKQRNRGQDGAGIAIIDSKIKPCYQYLDITKSIAADPISDLFRQLDEKVANSEKLNLEQISGDLLLGHLRYGTYASYGIENVHPFVRLDSWRSRSLILAGNFNLTNIDELLLRLMNLGQHPRESADTVIVLEKISHFLNAEVQRVFEENKNHFSGLDLSNFIESNLDILQVIKKSCKHFDGGFALAGLTGFGSAFVVRDQNSIRPAYFFENDDLVAVASERSPLVLAFNTSYSSIKEIPGGHTLLIKPSGDAAIHSYSEPKPKKSCSFERIYFSRSSDPEIYKDRKRLGAALARPILEKIEYKVSETVFSYVPNTSEVAFYGLLEEILKQTGQIPRMEKIIWKDTKARTFITQKSNRNELVGLVYEPTLDIISNNDLLVIIDDSIVRGTTLRESLLYILNLVNPKEVIFTSTAPIIKYPDCYGINMSSFEEFLSFQAAIQYYSKKGNEDLLRSITDTLKENLSKIEKQEILIKFYSQIPENNFIQEMANIIMPEVFRPKLSLIFQSLLDLKECIPDHSGTWYFDGMYPTDGGLHLAYKGLRDYLLKKK; encoded by the coding sequence ATGTCTGAAGAAATAAAGCATGAATGTGGAATTGCACTTATTAAGTTAAAGAAGCCAAAGGAATACTATAAAAATACTTTTGGCACCGAATTTTATGGACTTCAAAAGATGAAGGTTCTTTTGGAGAAACAAAGAAACCGAGGACAAGATGGGGCAGGGATTGCGATTATTGATTCTAAAATAAAACCATGCTATCAATATTTGGATATAACGAAGAGCATTGCCGCGGATCCGATTTCTGATTTGTTTAGGCAGCTAGATGAAAAGGTCGCAAATTCCGAAAAACTAAACTTAGAGCAAATCAGTGGAGATTTACTATTAGGGCATTTGCGTTATGGGACATACGCTTCCTATGGAATCGAAAATGTTCATCCATTTGTAAGGCTTGATAGTTGGCGCAGTAGAAGTTTAATTCTAGCAGGAAATTTTAATTTAACAAATATTGATGAGTTACTTCTGCGGCTAATGAATCTTGGTCAACATCCAAGAGAAAGCGCTGATACTGTGATTGTCTTAGAAAAAATAAGCCATTTTCTAAATGCAGAAGTGCAAAGAGTGTTCGAAGAAAATAAAAACCATTTCTCAGGACTTGACTTATCCAACTTTATTGAATCCAATTTAGATATTCTACAAGTGATTAAAAAAAGCTGTAAGCATTTTGATGGAGGGTTTGCCTTAGCAGGATTAACGGGATTTGGCTCCGCCTTTGTAGTGCGTGATCAAAATAGCATTCGACCTGCGTATTTTTTCGAAAATGACGATTTAGTTGCTGTGGCTTCTGAGCGCTCGCCTCTAGTTCTTGCGTTTAATACAAGTTATTCGTCCATAAAAGAAATTCCAGGTGGTCATACGCTCCTGATTAAACCGTCAGGTGATGCGGCTATTCATTCTTATTCGGAACCCAAACCAAAGAAGAGTTGTTCTTTCGAGAGAATTTATTTTTCCAGAAGTAGCGATCCCGAAATATACAAAGATAGAAAAAGATTAGGCGCGGCTCTAGCTCGTCCCATTTTAGAAAAGATAGAATATAAAGTTTCGGAGACAGTGTTTTCTTACGTTCCAAATACTTCGGAAGTGGCATTCTATGGTCTGCTCGAAGAAATTTTAAAACAAACAGGGCAAATTCCTAGAATGGAGAAGATAATCTGGAAGGATACAAAGGCTCGCACGTTTATTACGCAAAAAAGCAATCGCAATGAACTGGTTGGTCTTGTATACGAGCCAACTCTAGATATTATTTCGAACAATGATTTATTGGTTATTATTGATGATAGTATTGTGCGGGGAACTACACTGCGAGAGAGCTTGCTTTATATTTTAAATCTAGTCAATCCGAAAGAAGTGATTTTTACTTCGACAGCGCCTATTATTAAATATCCAGATTGTTATGGAATCAATATGTCCAGTTTCGAAGAATTTCTTTCCTTCCAAGCGGCTATTCAATATTATTCTAAAAAAGGAAATGAGGATTTACTTAGAAGTATCACTGATACATTAAAAGAGAATTTAAGTAAAATAGAAAAGCAAGAGATCTTGATTAAATTCTATTCCCAAATTCCAGAAAACAATTTTATTCAAGAAATGGCTAATATCATTATGCCAGAAGTATTTAGACCTAAGTTGAGTTTAATATTCCAATCTCTTTTAGATTTAAAGGAATGTATTCCCGATCACTCAGGGACTTGGTATTTTGATGGAATGTATCCGACCGATGGTGGACTACACCTTGCTTACAAAGGGTTGAGAGATTATTTGCTAAAAAAGAAATAA
- a CDS encoding pirin family protein produces the protein MKKTIHKANTRGIADFGWLHSHHTFSFSSYYNPNRMQFGALRVLNDDIVQPAMGFGAHGHENMEIVSIPIIGELAHKDSMGTAKVIYPGEVQIMSAGTGLRHSEYNNSETNIVNFLQIWILPKERGIKPRYDQREFLVSDRNNNFQTVVSPEKDSNALWINQDSYFSLANLEKGKSIDYKIKLAGNGAYLFLIDGSVSVDGETFEKRDGVGIAETDSFSITANENAEILLIEVPMI, from the coding sequence ATGAAAAAAACAATCCACAAAGCAAACACTAGAGGAATCGCAGATTTTGGTTGGTTGCACAGTCATCATACATTTAGCTTCTCGTCGTATTATAATCCGAATCGAATGCAATTTGGCGCATTACGCGTATTAAACGATGACATTGTTCAACCGGCAATGGGATTTGGCGCGCATGGACATGAGAATATGGAAATTGTTTCCATTCCGATCATTGGTGAACTCGCTCATAAAGACAGCATGGGAACGGCTAAAGTCATTTATCCGGGAGAAGTGCAAATCATGTCAGCAGGAACTGGACTACGTCATTCCGAGTATAACAATTCTGAAACCAATATCGTAAATTTTTTACAAATCTGGATTCTTCCGAAAGAAAGAGGAATTAAACCTCGCTACGATCAAAGAGAATTTTTAGTAAGCGATAGAAATAATAATTTTCAAACTGTTGTATCTCCTGAAAAAGATTCTAATGCTCTTTGGATTAATCAAGATTCTTACTTTTCACTCGCAAATTTAGAAAAAGGGAAATCCATTGACTATAAAATTAAATTAGCGGGTAATGGTGCTTATCTCTTCTTGATTGATGGCTCTGTTTCTGTCGATGGAGAAACGTTTGAAAAACGCGATGGAGTTGGCATTGCAGAAACAGACTCTTTTTCGATTACTGCCAATGAGAATGCAGAAATTTTACTCATTGAAGTGCCGATGATTTAG
- a CDS encoding M23 family metallopeptidase has translation MTFKNFLYILLSLLFSICAYNLLSDTNSPASNSPESAKPIEAGTKYPEYGWPIFGDKLVTGSFGEFRYYHFHMGQDFATEAKNGLPLLAMTDGKVIKLQSYRYSIGNAIILLHDDGFMSRYGHMSGFADNVWASIQDKDVLEKRKRRQDFEYTLATAEQVRVKKGDVIGYSGDTGIGPSHLHLEIFKDNIYYNPADFGLNYFAFGGINIYAVDIVPENNKSFINGKNATYSMRFKLDKDKNLVPLHGEVLKIKGDVSLSVYGSESSGRSNKIGFQKITVGLNGAELQEVNFNKISSFHTFRSCFVLDNYKSRMNGRPFKYFTHTKDGNTLLGFKNQQVGAGIVRSESFKEGENEISLALFGISKLPALAKIKVEKDNKEYPDGEIKKFNLSHDSYITVSTPDKKGEAFFPAYSIFTQANVSIEKSKNQKVLDKDMSLESEIYTVEPDYKEFNLGYDLYIKLDKEINAEKFGLYQLANNGKVIKSFPGVYFNTTEKFFRARIKATGNFAIVSDYAKPTLRIYRHKNNQVFKGNEFKIYLIASDHGTGIPDSSLIVKVDEKEAYLDLDPETGLREIFYPDSMRDVGKHTITATAKDRANNIAEPLTFTYEVK, from the coding sequence ATGACATTCAAAAATTTTTTATATATACTACTTTCCCTACTATTTTCTATTTGCGCTTACAACTTATTATCCGATACAAACTCGCCTGCAAGCAATTCACCCGAATCAGCCAAACCTATCGAAGCAGGAACAAAGTATCCTGAATACGGCTGGCCTATCTTCGGTGATAAACTTGTCACAGGTAGCTTTGGAGAATTTAGATACTATCATTTTCATATGGGACAAGACTTTGCTACAGAGGCAAAGAACGGTCTACCGCTACTTGCGATGACAGACGGAAAAGTAATCAAGCTTCAAAGTTATCGTTATTCCATTGGAAATGCGATTATACTATTGCATGATGATGGATTTATGAGCCGTTACGGTCATATGAGCGGCTTTGCGGATAACGTATGGGCATCTATCCAGGACAAAGATGTTTTAGAAAAAAGAAAGCGAAGACAAGACTTCGAATACACACTTGCAACAGCAGAACAAGTTCGTGTAAAGAAAGGAGATGTGATTGGTTATTCCGGCGATACTGGAATTGGACCTTCTCATTTACATTTAGAAATTTTTAAGGATAATATCTATTATAACCCTGCGGACTTTGGATTGAACTATTTTGCTTTCGGCGGAATCAATATTTACGCAGTCGATATAGTTCCAGAAAACAATAAAAGTTTTATCAATGGAAAGAATGCAACTTATTCCATGCGATTCAAATTGGATAAGGATAAAAATCTTGTTCCTCTTCATGGGGAGGTTCTAAAAATAAAAGGAGACGTTAGTCTCAGTGTCTATGGGAGTGAATCTTCCGGTCGAAGCAATAAGATAGGATTTCAGAAAATCACGGTTGGTCTCAATGGTGCGGAATTGCAAGAAGTTAATTTTAATAAAATTTCAAGCTTCCATACATTTCGTTCCTGCTTTGTATTGGATAATTACAAAAGTAGAATGAATGGCAGACCCTTTAAGTATTTCACGCATACCAAAGATGGAAATACTCTACTCGGATTTAAAAATCAGCAAGTTGGTGCAGGGATAGTTCGTTCTGAAAGTTTTAAAGAAGGGGAAAATGAAATTTCACTTGCCCTCTTTGGAATCTCAAAACTTCCCGCCCTTGCTAAGATCAAAGTAGAAAAGGATAACAAAGAGTATCCAGACGGAGAAATTAAAAAATTCAATCTCTCCCATGATAGCTACATTACAGTATCAACGCCCGACAAAAAAGGAGAAGCATTTTTCCCTGCCTATTCCATATTTACACAAGCAAATGTATCCATCGAAAAAAGCAAAAACCAAAAAGTCTTAGATAAAGATATGAGTCTTGAGTCAGAAATCTATACAGTGGAGCCCGATTACAAAGAATTTAACCTTGGCTATGATTTGTATATAAAACTCGACAAAGAAATCAACGCAGAAAAATTTGGACTCTATCAACTCGCAAATAACGGAAAGGTAATCAAGAGTTTCCCCGGCGTATACTTCAATACAACTGAAAAATTCTTTCGCGCTAGAATTAAGGCTACTGGTAATTTTGCGATAGTATCTGATTATGCAAAGCCGACACTAAGAATCTATCGACATAAAAACAATCAGGTATTTAAAGGAAATGAATTTAAAATCTATCTAATTGCATCCGATCATGGAACAGGAATTCCAGATTCCTCACTTATCGTAAAAGTGGATGAGAAAGAAGCCTATTTAGACTTAGATCCAGAGACGGGACTTAGAGAAATATTTTATCCAGATTCAATGCGCGATGTAGGCAAACATACAATTACCGCTACAGCCAAAGACCGAGCAAATAATATTGCTGAGCCTTTGACTTTTACCTATGAAGTGAAATAG
- a CDS encoding phage holin family protein: protein MKKFLLSIFLQVLVVLFVFPFIDSGFRVSGDWKDAFIIVIVFLALNFAARKLIVIFTLGIGAVIYYLTLGIAGLLLNAVIILLIKGLFPQMLSVPSFTAAFLGGLFLAIANYFGER from the coding sequence ATGAAGAAATTTTTATTATCCATTTTTCTACAGGTGTTAGTTGTCTTATTTGTTTTTCCATTTATCGATTCAGGCTTTCGTGTATCGGGAGATTGGAAGGATGCTTTCATTATCGTGATAGTTTTTCTTGCACTGAATTTTGCTGCTCGCAAATTAATCGTCATATTCACACTTGGAATCGGTGCGGTAATATATTACCTAACGTTAGGCATCGCAGGTCTTCTGCTGAATGCAGTAATCATCCTACTAATTAAAGGTTTGTTCCCGCAAATGCTAAGTGTCCCAAGTTTCACTGCTGCTTTCTTAGGTGGTCTTTTTCTCGCTATTGCAAATTATTTTGGCGAGAGATAA
- a CDS encoding DUF898 family protein, with protein sequence MTDTSLENIGSPAPQRFLFTANGGDFFGIAIKNFFLTIITLGVYWFWAKVEITKFLYNNTKFQESSFDYHATGLEKFIGFLKGIGILLVYGIFIGIVTWILTKAVGESTATTIVTLLSYLIIFSVLPIIIIGALRFRLSRTSFHGIRFQFLGEPKEFTILFLKSVGLTIVTFGFYYPWAIVAISTYIARNCLYGNHAFDLRVKAEELFFTFIKGFLLSLVTCGIYSFWFRADLHNFFWNNYYFQNGKTISDLKGDTLFITFLKSVGLMAITCGIGFAWVIIMNQKVIIESLSFSTNIDFDSISNIPIKPGSATIDSIGGDALDSFGSIAG encoded by the coding sequence ATGACTGATACGAGTCTAGAAAATATAGGGAGTCCGGCGCCACAGAGATTCTTATTCACAGCAAACGGAGGAGATTTTTTTGGTATAGCAATCAAAAATTTTTTTCTTACGATCATCACACTCGGAGTTTATTGGTTCTGGGCAAAAGTTGAGATAACAAAATTCCTCTACAATAATACAAAATTCCAAGAATCTTCTTTTGACTATCATGCCACAGGCTTAGAAAAATTCATTGGATTTCTAAAAGGAATCGGCATATTGCTAGTTTATGGTATTTTTATTGGAATCGTCACTTGGATACTAACAAAGGCTGTCGGAGAATCAACGGCGACAACGATAGTAACTCTTCTTTCTTATCTAATTATTTTTTCAGTATTACCAATTATCATTATTGGGGCGCTACGATTTCGATTGAGTCGAACCTCCTTTCATGGAATTCGTTTTCAATTTCTAGGAGAGCCAAAAGAATTCACTATCTTATTCTTAAAGTCAGTCGGGCTAACGATTGTTACCTTCGGATTCTATTATCCTTGGGCGATAGTCGCCATATCTACCTACATCGCAAGGAATTGTCTTTATGGCAATCACGCATTTGATCTAAGAGTTAAAGCAGAAGAACTTTTCTTTACTTTTATAAAAGGTTTTCTTTTATCATTGGTCACTTGCGGAATTTATAGTTTTTGGTTTCGGGCTGATCTTCATAATTTCTTTTGGAATAATTATTACTTTCAAAATGGAAAAACTATCTCTGATTTAAAAGGAGATACTCTATTCATTACTTTTTTAAAATCGGTAGGGTTAATGGCGATTACCTGTGGAATTGGATTTGCCTGGGTAATTATTATGAATCAAAAAGTAATCATTGAAAGCCTTTCTTTCAGCACTAATATTGACTTCGATTCGATTTCCAATATTCCAATCAAGCCAGGCTCTGCGACCATTGATAGTATTGGCGGAGATGCACTCGATTCATTTGGATCTATTGCTGGATAA
- a CDS encoding glycogen synthase translates to MKILHTTAEFFPYIKAGGLSDMLSSLSEFQSGEGGSHEVFVALPIIQKMNQQPNFTGREFACIDDSIAYHSDACKILKNSKFKEAIDGSRKLYFFDSPIFRDLPGIYANANEHFNFAVFSYACYHLALELDVDLVHSHDWHTAIVTILCNTQSKKKPTCFTIHNLAYQGDHPTEMCRFLRIDPFYLDIKVFDHLHKANFMKAALTLAQEITTVSQGYRDEILHEPMGQSLSWLMNGRQDSLTGILNGINEKEWNPELDKKIYKNYTLATIEKGKLANKLALYQEYGLHVDLHRPLIGLIGRLTHQKGFDTFLNSFYQKWKMPFYYFVLGSGDKQIEGALFHESHHSNGRIFFYKGFDESLARRIEAASDFFLMPSLFEPCGLNQMYSHAYGTIPIVSRVGGLKDSVQESWDRKQSNGLVFEAGVEHSLNYALDRALSLYYNKIELSEKRERIMKLDWSWKKGSSEYTRLYNRAIAKIKG, encoded by the coding sequence TTGAAAATACTACATACTACGGCAGAATTTTTTCCCTACATTAAAGCGGGAGGGCTATCAGATATGCTTTCTTCCCTGAGTGAATTTCAATCTGGTGAAGGAGGTTCCCATGAAGTATTTGTTGCATTGCCAATTATACAAAAAATGAATCAGCAACCAAATTTCACGGGAAGAGAATTTGCTTGTATTGATGATTCTATTGCATACCATTCGGATGCGTGCAAAATTTTAAAAAACTCTAAATTTAAAGAAGCAATTGATGGCTCTCGTAAGTTATATTTTTTTGACTCACCAATTTTTCGTGATCTACCAGGAATTTATGCAAACGCGAATGAGCACTTTAACTTTGCTGTTTTTTCTTATGCTTGTTATCACTTAGCGTTAGAATTGGATGTTGACTTGGTTCACTCGCATGACTGGCATACAGCAATAGTGACTATTCTTTGTAATACACAAAGCAAAAAAAAACCAACCTGTTTTACGATTCATAACCTTGCCTACCAAGGCGATCATCCTACCGAAATGTGTAGATTCTTGCGAATAGATCCATTTTATTTAGATATAAAAGTATTTGACCATTTACATAAAGCGAATTTTATGAAAGCGGCACTGACTCTTGCACAGGAGATAACGACTGTTAGTCAAGGATACCGAGATGAAATTCTTCATGAACCAATGGGACAGTCCCTTTCTTGGCTAATGAATGGCAGACAGGATTCTCTTACTGGAATATTAAATGGAATCAATGAAAAAGAATGGAATCCAGAACTCGATAAGAAAATTTACAAAAATTATACCCTTGCAACCATTGAAAAAGGAAAGCTTGCAAACAAACTAGCGCTCTATCAGGAATATGGATTGCATGTAGATTTACATAGACCCTTGATTGGTTTAATCGGGCGACTAACGCACCAGAAGGGATTTGATACTTTTTTAAATTCTTTTTATCAAAAATGGAAAATGCCTTTCTATTACTTTGTGCTAGGAAGTGGCGACAAACAAATAGAAGGCGCACTGTTTCATGAGTCCCATCATTCGAACGGTAGAATTTTTTTCTATAAAGGCTTTGATGAGTCGCTCGCGAGAAGAATTGAAGCTGCTTCTGATTTCTTTTTAATGCCTTCCTTATTTGAGCCATGCGGGCTTAACCAAATGTATAGCCATGCTTATGGAACAATTCCAATTGTTTCGAGAGTTGGAGGATTAAAGGATTCAGTCCAAGAATCTTGGGATAGGAAACAATCGAATGGATTAGTATTCGAAGCTGGAGTGGAGCATTCTTTAAATTATGCGCTTGATCGTGCATTATCCCTTTATTATAATAAAATTGAATTGAGCGAAAAAAGAGAGAGGATAATGAAATTGGATTGGAGTTGGAAGAAAGGAAGTTCTGAGTATACACGTTTATACAATCGCGCGATAGCCAAGATAAAAGGATAA